In the Bacillus solimangrovi genome, one interval contains:
- a CDS encoding ABC transporter ATP-binding protein produces MGGPYLSIQHLNKDFQTSLFQNLNLSIEKGKIISLAGPSGCGKTTLLRCIAGLERCEGSIIVDGVDVSGLKPEERSIGFVFQEPLLFPHMNVLQNITYGLKMQKVKRSERIERGHELLKKVGLEKLGKRYPHQLSGGQKQRVALARTLTRKPKIVLLDEPFSMLDPVLRQELRCFVRDLFQNEKITAIFVTHDKVEAEYMGDVTVVMNEGKVQQIGTSEQLRNEPVNAFVASFFGDGLVLKEGYVPLSSLKVLQRNDLKMVNSSTYMATVHKKTYLYGNNLYHFYIEELDQHLSLPLADQLGENELVYISYSKSSLLHFKPLLREDELDVALG; encoded by the coding sequence ATGGGAGGACCATATCTTAGCATACAGCACTTGAATAAGGACTTTCAGACAAGTCTATTTCAAAACTTAAATCTTTCAATAGAAAAAGGTAAGATCATAAGTCTTGCAGGACCATCTGGGTGCGGGAAAACGACATTGTTACGCTGTATTGCAGGTTTGGAACGGTGTGAAGGCTCTATTATCGTTGATGGTGTAGATGTAAGTGGGCTAAAACCTGAAGAACGGAGTATAGGTTTCGTGTTTCAAGAGCCACTCCTGTTCCCACATATGAACGTGCTTCAAAATATCACATATGGGTTGAAAATGCAAAAAGTAAAACGTAGTGAGCGTATTGAACGTGGACATGAGCTTTTGAAAAAAGTCGGTCTGGAGAAGTTAGGTAAACGTTATCCTCATCAATTATCAGGTGGACAAAAGCAACGTGTTGCACTAGCTCGTACACTAACCAGAAAGCCAAAGATTGTGTTGTTAGATGAACCGTTTAGTATGCTTGATCCAGTGTTACGTCAGGAATTGCGTTGCTTCGTAAGGGATTTATTTCAGAATGAAAAAATAACAGCTATTTTTGTCACACATGATAAAGTTGAAGCTGAGTATATGGGAGATGTAACAGTTGTAATGAATGAGGGCAAGGTGCAACAAATTGGAACATCAGAGCAGCTACGTAATGAACCTGTTAATGCTTTTGTTGCTTCCTTTTTTGGAGATGGTCTTGTTTTAAAGGAAGGGTATGTCCCCCTGTCATCACTGAAGGTTCTACAAAGAAATGATCTGAAAATGGTGAATAGCAGCACATACATGGCAACGGTTCATAAGAAAACGTATCTGTATGGAAATAATCTTTATCATTTTTATATTGAAGAATTAGATCAGCATCTTTCACTCCCTTTGGCAGACCAGTTAGGTGAAAATGAATTGGTATACATTAGTTATTCAAAATCATCTTTACTTCATTTCAAACCACTATTAAGAGAGGATGAATTAGATGTCGCGTTGGGTTAA
- a CDS encoding ABC transporter permease encodes MLSKTIWKVSLTLMLMLFIGFPMLYLVISSLTLTTQWPQILPSNITLSHWHTVFSQPQLLSSMRTSLVLTASVVVLNLVLGYPVARILAYESFKGKAIAEVLLLYPILIPVLLIIMGIHLKMIQLGLTDHLLGVIVAHLIPTLPYTIRIMKNGFEKLGKKWEEQSSMLGASGTQTFRHITVPLLKPSIHAAILVTSVISLSQYGITLIIGGGIVTSFPIIFYPFAETANKGVMAAFSLLFAILPLIFIGITELFAKSYNLITNKD; translated from the coding sequence TTGCTAAGCAAAACAATATGGAAAGTTAGCCTTACGCTTATGTTAATGCTGTTTATTGGCTTTCCAATGCTCTACCTTGTTATTTCTAGCCTAACGTTAACAACACAATGGCCTCAAATCTTGCCATCGAACATTACTTTATCACATTGGCATACGGTCTTTTCTCAACCGCAACTCTTATCTTCAATGCGAACCTCACTTGTGTTAACGGCAAGTGTCGTTGTCCTTAATTTGGTACTTGGTTATCCAGTAGCTCGAATATTAGCATATGAATCATTTAAAGGGAAAGCAATAGCTGAAGTGTTACTGTTATATCCGATTCTTATTCCAGTCTTGCTCATCATTATGGGCATACATTTGAAGATGATTCAATTAGGGTTAACTGATCATCTTCTAGGAGTAATCGTGGCACATTTAATACCAACATTACCTTATACGATAAGAATTATGAAAAATGGCTTTGAAAAACTAGGTAAGAAGTGGGAAGAGCAATCAAGCATGTTAGGTGCATCTGGAACACAGACGTTTCGTCATATTACTGTTCCGTTGCTGAAACCTTCTATTCATGCAGCTATTCTTGTTACTTCCGTCATTTCATTAAGTCAATACGGAATTACGCTTATCATTGGAGGAGGAATTGTAACGTCATTCCCAATTATCTTCTATCCATTTGCTGAAACAGCAAATAAAGGAGTAATGGCAGCTTTTTCATTATTGTTTGCTATTCTACCTCTTATATTTATAGGGATAACTGAATTATTTGCTAAATCATATAACTTGATTACAAACAAAGATTAG